Genomic DNA from Blastocatellia bacterium:
TAGGTTTTTCCATTGGTGGTGAATGGCTGAGCGAGCCAGTAGACCTCGTCACCCTCCCGGAGCAATCGGTTGATCGCGATGAATGCATCGTTGACCTGGTGGCTGAGTAAAAAGCCGACGGCATTGGGCACCGTCATAACGCGACCGGCCGGCGGTTTGGCCAATCCTACGATCTTTTCAAACGGGCCGTCGAAGCCGTCCAGGATGCGATCGAAAACCACGCCCATCTGATAGGCCAGCGTCCAGCCGGCATTGTCGTAAGGCGGCGTGGGCGGTCCTCCGGGGTAAGGAACGTCATCGGGATGATCCTGCGGCTCGAACATATCGAGGATGTGAGGGCGAAAGGCTTGCGCCGTCTTGATCACGTAAGACCCCGCCCTGTAGGTCTTGCCGCCGACCTGGAAATCGCGGGTAGCCCGATGGACGGTGATGCCATTTTTGATGAGCGTGTTGACGAACTTCGTGGCGGTCAGGAAATCCGGTTGATCCGAGGGAATGATGTACCCGCGCGGATCGCGTTTGGCCGGATCGCGCAACAGTTCGTAATATCGCGCCGGTACGCGCGGCGCTCCCCGACCGAAGGCCGGGGCATCCGGAGTCTCCGTGGTCTGCCCTCGCGTCGGCACCTCACGAGCGACCACGGCCTGGACCTCGGCGATGCGCTTTGGCGTGATCGTCCAGTGATCGCGACTGCCACGCTCAATGGAGTTACGCCCCATGCGGTAAATGTTCAGCAGCAACTCCTCCCGATGTCGTGACGCGTAATCGAGAATGGCCCGATTGGCCGTGATGGCGTACTCGATGGATTGACGGAAATGCCATCGTTGCGGCGCAATCGGCGCGGGATAATCGCTTTTGGGAAGAAGTCGTTCGGGAATGAAGGGAATTTCCATCGGCGTCGGATTCCCGATGGTTTCCGTGAGGATGCCGATCATGTTGTGGAAGTAGGCCGACGTTCTCAATCCCCCATTCCACCATGTTGAATAGGAAGCCCCGGAGCGCATCGTCGAGCCGGGCTTGCCCTCAGCGATAAACCGCGCGTGCATGGCAGCGCCGACTTGCTCGACGCCCACGATGACCAGCGGATCGAGATAGTAATTGAACGGATCGCGGAACGGAGGCGCAAAGAGAACGGTTCCCGGCGGTCCCGTCTGATGGTGATTGTAGATGATCTGAGGGAACCACTCGTGATAGAAGATGCGCGTAATGGCTTCGGTCTCCGGTTGCGTGACCATGTAGAAATCGCGATTGTTATCGTGGCCAATATACTTGTGATAGAGTCGAGGGAGATTGCCGGTGGATCGCTTGGTGGGATCGGGTTCGCGCATGTACCAGGAGGAAACGAGTTCCATCCCATCGGGATTGACCGGCACAAGCAACAGGATGACGTCCCGGAGGATGCGCAACGTTTCCGGATCGTTGCGGCTCACCATCTGATAGGCCATCTCGATGAGCTGCTGCGCACCGAGCACTTCGGTGGCGTGCAATCCCCCGTCAATCCAGACGACCGCCTTTCCTTCATCGGCCAGGGCGCGGGCCTGCTCATCAGTCAGGTCCTCGGCCAGCGCCAGCCGTCGAGAAATCTCCTTATATCGGTCGAGCTTCCTGTGATTCTCCGGAGCCGTGATGATGGCCATCACCATGGGTCGCCCTTCGGCGGTTCGACCGATTTCGACCAGGCTCATCCGATCCGATTCCTGATCGAGCTTCTTCCAGTAATCGAGCAACTGGCTGTAAGTCGCCAACTGATAATCATCGCCGATGTTGAAGCCGAAGTGTTCCTTTGGCGTCGTGATTCGCGTTTGCGGCAACGCCCACGGGGCTGCCAGCAGCAGGACGAGCAGAGCTGCCGTCCAGCGAGATACGTTCGTTCTCATGCTCTCCTCCTCGTTCGGGTTTTCATTCTCCCGCCGGGAGGCTCTTCCGGGGCTGATCGGCGGGAGGTAGAATCAGACGGTCCAAATTCAGTCGCAACATCCCTCCGGCATCGGAAAAACCATAACGCTGAATATGTCGCCGACGAATGACGAAGAAGGCATAGCCGAGCGCTACTCCCCCTGCAATAAGAATCAACACGATGACTCCAATGAAAGCGAAGGTGGTAATCAGCCAGGTGGCAGCGGGAAACTCCGGAAGCGAACCGACCAGACGAAGACGGTCGCGATCGAGCCAGCGCACTTTGGCCGTGTATTTGATCGAGTTGACGAGGGCTTCCACGACCTCACGATCAGTCACGTTGAAAGCTTCGATGAGATAATTCCCCTCGCGCTTGAAAATGCGGCGGTCCCGTTCCTCCTCCGGCAGTCGGGCAAAATACTGATTCACCCGCTCGTAGGCCGCGGAGGCCAGTTGCGGGGTGTGATACTCGACCAACAGCAGATGGGCGATTCCCTTCCCCGTGCGATACTCCGCAATAGCGGCTTCCACGCCATCACTGCCCAGGTTGAACAGGTCGTTGGGATTATCATAGGTGGGGAATCGGGCTAATCCTCGCGGACCCGAAATGAATCGTTCGCTCCCGGCGATCCGTCGGTCCGCGGGCAAGTGCTGAACCAAAAGCGGGACTTCATGCGGGCCGACAACAAGCCGCTCGGAAACGGCTCGGGCCAGATC
This window encodes:
- a CDS encoding M14 metallopeptidase family protein → MRTNVSRWTAALLVLLLAAPWALPQTRITTPKEHFGFNIGDDYQLATYSQLLDYWKKLDQESDRMSLVEIGRTAEGRPMVMAIITAPENHRKLDRYKEISRRLALAEDLTDEQARALADEGKAVVWIDGGLHATEVLGAQQLIEMAYQMVSRNDPETLRILRDVILLLVPVNPDGMELVSSWYMREPDPTKRSTGNLPRLYHKYIGHDNNRDFYMVTQPETEAITRIFYHEWFPQIIYNHHQTGPPGTVLFAPPFRDPFNYYLDPLVIVGVEQVGAAMHARFIAEGKPGSTMRSGASYSTWWNGGLRTSAYFHNMIGILTETIGNPTPMEIPFIPERLLPKSDYPAPIAPQRWHFRQSIEYAITANRAILDYASRHREELLLNIYRMGRNSIERGSRDHWTITPKRIAEVQAVVAREVPTRGQTTETPDAPAFGRGAPRVPARYYELLRDPAKRDPRGYIIPSDQPDFLTATKFVNTLIKNGITVHRATRDFQVGGKTYRAGSYVIKTAQAFRPHILDMFEPQDHPDDVPYPGGPPTPPYDNAGWTLAYQMGVVFDRILDGFDGPFEKIVGLAKPPAGRVMTVPNAVGFLLSHQVNDAFIAINRLLREGDEVYWLAQPFTTNGKT
- a CDS encoding DUF6599 family protein — its product is MSFHWLYRGRKARTAGTTVPVRIGGLLSLILMVGVSLGWAQVIEVRTAPHIADVFARRLGDWRLTGPVQVLLPAELALYAPGRGDVVREYGLHEAAFADYMDAQKTTIRVEIFHMINYVSAYGIYSWERTSAVQAEGIGSEASIGDRELGFWKGNYYVRLSLTTLSPPNVAVSKMTDLARAVSERLVVGPHEVPLLVQHLPADRRIAGSERFISGPRGLARFPTYDNPNDLFNLGSDGVEAAIAEYRTGKGIAHLLLVEYHTPQLASAAYERVNQYFARLPEEERDRRIFKREGNYLIEAFNVTDREVVEALVNSIKYTAKVRWLDRDRLRLVGSLPEFPAATWLITTFAFIGVIVLILIAGGVALGYAFFVIRRRHIQRYGFSDAGGMLRLNLDRLILPPADQPRKSLPAGE